A region of Stigmatopora nigra isolate UIUO_SnigA chromosome 6, RoL_Snig_1.1, whole genome shotgun sequence DNA encodes the following proteins:
- the LOC144198661 gene encoding platelet-derived growth factor subunit A-like isoform X1, which produces MRPAFYQLLVGCFCLLRAAAEESPIPPELVERLFRNDIRSIDDLQRLLEIDTVDNQVIEETKQDDGEVISHAIPDFEPAHTPVRSRRSTTVEEALPAGCKVRNTIYEIPRSQVDATAANFIVWPPCVEVKRCTGCCNSGNMRCQATRKHHRTVRVAKVVYVRRRPKLREVQVRLEDHLECACANRRPNSNIDNGEYVDAGVYEGFPFSVSAS; this is translated from the exons ATGAGACCCGCCTTCTATCAACTCCTCGTCGGCTGCTTTTGCCTTTTACGAGCCGCTGCTGAG GAGTCTCCAATTCCCCCGGAGCTTGTGGAGAGACTCTTCCGAAACGACATCCGGAGCATCGACGACCTCCAGCGGTTACTCGAGATTGACACCGTAG ATAACCAAGTGATTGAAGAGACCAAACAAGACGATGGCGAGGTCATCTCTCACGCCATTCCGGATTTTGAGCCAGCGCACACACCTGTGCGTTCCAGGCGAAGTACTA CTGTGGAGGAGGCATTACCGGCAGGCTGCAAAGTCCGAAACACTATTTACGAAATCCCTCGCAGTCAGGTGGACGCTACGGCCGCCAATTTCATCGTTTGGCCCCCTTGTGTGGAGGTCAAGCGCTGCACGGGGTGTTGCAACAGCGGGAATATGCGATGTCAGGCAACACGAAAGCACCACCGCACCGTTAGG GTGGCAAAAGTGGTGTACGTCCGGCGCCGACCTAAATTAAGAGAGGTTCAGGTGCGTTTGGAAGACCACCTGGAGTGCGCTTGTGCCAACAGGCGGCCAAACTCTAACATAGATAACGGTGAGTATGTAGACGCAGGAGTTTATGAGGGTTTTCCTTTCTCTGTGAGTGCTTCCTGA
- the LOC144198661 gene encoding platelet-derived growth factor subunit A-like isoform X2 — protein MRPAFYQLLVGCFCLLRAAAEESPIPPELVERLFRNDIRSIDDLQRLLEIDTVDNQVIEETKQDDGEVISHAIPDFEPAHTPVRSRRSTTVEEALPAGCKVRNTIYEIPRSQVDATAANFIVWPPCVEVKRCTGCCNSGNMRCQATRKHHRTVRVAKVVYVRRRPKLREVQVRLEDHLECACANRRPNSNIDNGIR, from the exons ATGAGACCCGCCTTCTATCAACTCCTCGTCGGCTGCTTTTGCCTTTTACGAGCCGCTGCTGAG GAGTCTCCAATTCCCCCGGAGCTTGTGGAGAGACTCTTCCGAAACGACATCCGGAGCATCGACGACCTCCAGCGGTTACTCGAGATTGACACCGTAG ATAACCAAGTGATTGAAGAGACCAAACAAGACGATGGCGAGGTCATCTCTCACGCCATTCCGGATTTTGAGCCAGCGCACACACCTGTGCGTTCCAGGCGAAGTACTA CTGTGGAGGAGGCATTACCGGCAGGCTGCAAAGTCCGAAACACTATTTACGAAATCCCTCGCAGTCAGGTGGACGCTACGGCCGCCAATTTCATCGTTTGGCCCCCTTGTGTGGAGGTCAAGCGCTGCACGGGGTGTTGCAACAGCGGGAATATGCGATGTCAGGCAACACGAAAGCACCACCGCACCGTTAGG GTGGCAAAAGTGGTGTACGTCCGGCGCCGACCTAAATTAAGAGAGGTTCAGGTGCGTTTGGAAGACCACCTGGAGTGCGCTTGTGCCAACAGGCGGCCAAACTCTAACATAGATAACG GCATCAGGTGA